A genomic segment from Thermofilaceae archaeon encodes:
- a CDS encoding carbohydrate kinase family protein, with amino-acid sequence MDVLACGFLVADIVVAGLERIAAPGEVVVAPRGIVLSVGGHPANVAIDLVKLGLEPDSVGVCGTVGNDIFGEFIERVLASYGVRLFIERVKAPTNKNVILVVKGEDRRFHVELGASNLLRPELIEELVEREKPRIFYLASGITELVDKRVGEVFRTAKLTGSLTFADLASSGKSLDYLVPAMPYIDVLHCNDAEARLLTGEGNAAGAARRLNDMGVKTALVTMGERGALAATSRFLLKQPAFRVEVVDPTGAGDAFCAGVILGLLERGWRSEELARCDWSDVAQLLLLGQAAGAAACTAPGTTEGVSREKVEALIREQGADLLRATSVESR; translated from the coding sequence ATGGATGTTCTCGCGTGCGGCTTCCTAGTCGCTGACATCGTGGTTGCAGGCCTCGAGAGGATCGCCGCTCCGGGCGAGGTCGTTGTCGCCCCTCGAGGGATTGTCCTCTCCGTGGGAGGGCACCCGGCAAACGTGGCTATCGACCTGGTGAAGCTCGGCTTGGAGCCGGACAGCGTGGGTGTGTGCGGGACCGTTGGAAACGACATCTTTGGGGAGTTCATCGAGAGGGTGCTCGCATCGTACGGGGTGAGGCTCTTCATCGAGCGCGTCAAAGCCCCCACGAACAAGAACGTGATCCTCGTGGTGAAGGGTGAGGATCGGAGGTTTCACGTGGAGTTGGGAGCGAGCAACCTGCTCCGGCCTGAGCTGATAGAGGAGCTCGTCGAAAGAGAGAAACCCCGCATCTTCTACCTCGCCAGCGGTATAACCGAGCTAGTCGATAAGAGGGTTGGAGAGGTCTTCAGGACCGCTAAGCTCACGGGGTCGTTGACCTTCGCGGATCTTGCTTCAAGCGGTAAGAGCCTGGACTACCTCGTGCCCGCAATGCCGTACATCGACGTGCTCCACTGCAACGACGCGGAGGCTAGGTTACTCACCGGGGAGGGGAACGCCGCTGGCGCAGCGCGACGGCTGAACGATATGGGCGTGAAAACAGCGTTGGTAACGATGGGTGAAAGGGGGGCTCTCGCGGCAACCAGCCGCTTCCTGCTCAAGCAGCCGGCCTTCAGGGTAGAGGTCGTCGATCCTACGGGGGCCGGCGACGCTTTCTGTGCCGGCGTTATCCTTGGTTTACTGGAGCGCGGTTGGCGCTCGGAGGAGCTCGCTCGGTGCGACTGGAGCGATGTCGCGCAGCTCCTGCTGCTTGGGCAAGCTGCGGGTGCAGCCGCGTGCACGGCACCCGGGACGACGGAGGGGGTTTCGAGGGAGAAGGTTGAAGCCCTTATCCGAGAGCAGGGCGCCGATCTCCTGAGGGCGACATCCGTGGAGAGCCGGTAG